ATCCATTGATTGTCATAACCATCGCGTACCAGAAAACCCTCTGCCTCTTTCCAGAGGATTGGAGGCATACCCTGCATAGAAATAGGCTCCACTGCTCTCAATGCCTTAATTGCAGGCAGTGAGTCAGGAGCAGGGATATCCGTTACAATTTTGCGCCATTTACTCTGAATCTTTTTGACAGATTGTGCTTTTAACTCAGTTACTGAAAGTGCCATTTTAATTACCCTTGTCTAATCATTTATCCTTTGTTTTCACGCCAAACCTGTACATTGTGGTTCCCTTATATGCAGTGGAACCCATTTCTTCCAGGTATTGCTTTGCCTGTCCCATTATATTAAGACCTACCATTTTGTCCCATGCTTTAAAGAGTTTTTTTGTAATAGTACCCATTTTATCATCACCTAACTCATATCCATTGACCTTTACGCATGGCATCATAGTAAAAGCGGTTGAAGTGAAAAAGGCTTCATCTGCTGTAATAGCATCATATGTATTAAGATTACATTCAATAACCTCAATACCAAGCTCTCGAGCAAGCTCTATTGTATACTTACGCCTTATTCCTCGTAATATGTTCCTTGGTTCTGGAGTAAGCAGTCTCCCATTTTTAACAATAAAAAAATTAGAACCTGTTCCCTCAGTAATAAATCCATCAGGGTCAAGGAGCAGGGCCCATGCGTTCGGATCATTAACAAGTGATACTTCCAGATTCGCCATGAGATAGTGCATTCTACTTCTGTTTTTGATCTTTGGTTCCAGAAGATCTGCTGGAATTGCCCTCTGTGAAGGGATAACAGCATGCACACCAGTCTCATAAAGAGGAGCTAAAGGAGCAATTGTCCATTTAAATGGGAACACGCTTATAATTACCGTTGGTTCAACCTTGCCGCCAAACACATGCGCATACATAGATAAAGGGCCACGCGTGACATCTATCATCACACGGTGTTCATCTGTCTGACCGAAAGAATGCTTATTTGCTTCAATGGTTGCATAAACTGCATCTTCCATGTCTTTAGGCGTCATTTTTATGGGAATCCTGAGTATTTTGATGCCTGCATACAAGCGCTCAATATGCTCACCTAACTTAAATTGAACTCTATTAAAAGATCTGGTCATATCAAAGACCATATCCCCAAACATAAGAGCTGAATCAAAGATTGAGATCTTTGCCTCAGCCTCTGGTACAAAATTGCCATTAAGATATAC
This genomic window from bacterium contains:
- a CDS encoding aminotransferase class IV, translated to MPEKKRLVYLNGNFVPEAEAKISIFDSALMFGDMVFDMTRSFNRVQFKLGEHIERLYAGIKILRIPIKMTPKDMEDAVYATIEANKHSFGQTDEHRVMIDVTRGPLSMYAHVFGGKVEPTVIISVFPFKWTIAPLAPLYETGVHAVIPSQRAIPADLLEPKIKNRSRMHYLMANLEVSLVNDPNAWALLLDPDGFITEGTGSNFFIVKNGRLLTPEPRNILRGIRRKYTIELARELGIEVIECNLNTYDAITADEAFFTSTAFTMMPCVKVNGYELGDDKMGTITKKLFKAWDKMVGLNIMGQAKQYLEEMGSTAYKGTTMYRFGVKTKDK